The Fervidobacterium gondwanense DSM 13020 genome has a segment encoding these proteins:
- a CDS encoding SIS domain-containing protein: MDFGYKTYEEIIRVNNLIGMANNLTPPSFSKSKKYIFIGCGSSYNAGLILSEILKKQGIFAEAASSGEVLLENTADEIARKFDVAFLLSRTGTTTETLKVAEMLKGKIESIGITCEKDSPLSALCDMNYELDFAHEESVVMTSSFSAILRLFLNGIERYPISPDEYLESYDSLLSEELLKEKSHFVFLGCQERYYVAKESALKVEEMSLDHTEFYETLEYRHGPIALLSPHAHVVIFSKYREPHKLETDLANDIVSRGGSVHILNAMTDRPEFEVQFLTLYGQLLGYKRAILKGLNPDKPKGLSKSVILDN, translated from the coding sequence ATGGATTTCGGTTACAAAACTTACGAAGAAATCATAAGGGTCAACAATCTAATTGGTATGGCTAATAACTTGACCCCACCAAGCTTTTCAAAAAGTAAGAAATACATCTTCATCGGCTGTGGAAGTTCGTATAACGCCGGGCTAATCTTATCTGAAATTTTGAAAAAACAAGGGATTTTTGCAGAGGCTGCGAGTTCTGGTGAAGTGTTGCTGGAAAATACCGCTGATGAAATTGCGAGAAAGTTCGATGTAGCTTTCTTGTTGTCGCGCACCGGAACAACAACGGAGACGTTAAAGGTTGCTGAAATGCTGAAAGGTAAGATAGAAAGCATAGGTATCACTTGTGAAAAGGATAGCCCTTTAAGTGCCTTGTGTGATATGAATTACGAACTCGATTTTGCACATGAAGAATCCGTTGTAATGACTTCGAGTTTTTCTGCGATTTTGAGATTATTTCTCAACGGAATTGAGAGATACCCAATATCACCTGATGAATATCTAGAAAGCTATGATTCACTCCTAAGCGAAGAATTGCTGAAAGAAAAATCTCATTTCGTCTTCTTAGGATGCCAAGAAAGATACTATGTAGCAAAAGAGAGTGCATTGAAAGTTGAAGAGATGTCTCTGGACCATACAGAATTTTACGAAACTCTCGAATACAGGCACGGACCTATTGCACTGCTATCACCTCACGCGCACGTAGTAATTTTCTCTAAATATCGAGAACCTCACAAATTGGAGACAGACCTGGCTAACGATATTGTAAGTCGAGGAGGCAGTGTGCATATACTGAACGCGATGACAGACAGACCAGAGTTTGAGGTTCAATTCTTGACTCTTTATGGTCAGCTATTAGGATACAAAAGAGCGATACTCAAAGGCTTAAATCCAGATAAACCGAAGGGATTGAGCAAGTCAGTGATTTTGGATAACTGA
- a CDS encoding AAA family ATPase, with protein sequence MEKLHEKVLENVKKVIKGKDEKIRLVLAAMYAGGHVLLEDVPGVGKTILARALAISLGLDFKRVQFTPDLLPTDLTGLSIYDRKNDTFTFKEGPIFTDILLADEINRATPRTQSALLEAMAERQVTVDGVTRKLSNNFFVIATQNPIEYEGTFPLPEAQLDRFMVRISIGYPDKESEMEVLESQKVRHPIEELKPVGNGELFAQEKSKVRSVRVSDEVKEYIVSIVDATRNHESLKYGASPRGSLALMHMSMAWAYLNNRDFVLPDDVKNVAPYVLVHRIIQTTESKILRETKEEIIESILSKVAVISKE encoded by the coding sequence ATGGAAAAATTGCATGAAAAAGTTTTAGAAAACGTCAAGAAAGTAATAAAGGGAAAAGACGAAAAGATTAGACTCGTACTTGCCGCAATGTACGCTGGCGGGCACGTTTTGTTGGAAGACGTCCCGGGCGTAGGCAAAACAATCCTCGCACGTGCACTTGCGATATCCTTAGGACTGGATTTCAAACGTGTCCAGTTTACTCCCGACTTGTTGCCCACAGACCTAACAGGCTTGTCCATCTACGACAGGAAAAACGACACATTCACATTCAAAGAAGGACCTATATTCACAGACATACTCTTAGCCGATGAAATCAACCGCGCTACGCCAAGAACACAATCCGCACTACTTGAAGCGATGGCAGAAAGACAAGTCACAGTAGACGGCGTAACCAGAAAACTATCGAACAACTTCTTTGTCATCGCAACCCAGAACCCAATAGAATACGAAGGCACTTTCCCTCTGCCAGAAGCTCAGCTTGACAGGTTCATGGTACGCATAAGCATTGGGTATCCCGATAAAGAAAGTGAAATGGAAGTTCTGGAATCGCAAAAAGTTAGACATCCAATTGAAGAACTCAAACCTGTTGGTAACGGTGAGTTGTTTGCACAGGAAAAAAGCAAAGTAAGAAGCGTAAGAGTTAGCGACGAGGTGAAAGAATACATAGTCAGCATAGTCGATGCTACGAGAAATCACGAATCACTCAAATACGGCGCGAGCCCAAGGGGCAGTCTGGCATTGATGCACATGAGCATGGCGTGGGCTTACTTGAACAACCGCGACTTTGTCTTGCCTGACGATGTTAAAAACGTTGCTCCGTACGTACTTGTCCACAGAATAATCCAAACTACAGAATCGAAAATTCTTAGGGAAACGAAAGAGGAGATTATAGAAAGTATACTAAGTAAGGTTGCCGTTATAAGCAAAGAATGA
- a CDS encoding anhydro-N-acetylmuramic acid kinase encodes MNKLIKIWDWNEFLSSINKPVHKVLGLMSGTSADGLDIANVVFTYNYEAINFRVESALTIPYEEELQKKIVDSYNKSLSNVENITLLNFELAQIHAQMINQLGWDYDFVAYHGQTIYHLPEHGATLQIGEADVLATQLGKPVIYDFRKKDVALGGQGAPISAYLDSVFLLTDQQTAVLNIGGISNVTAYDNNNNLVAFDTGPGNCLIDLVCQKHFNIRYDNNGKLSAQGRINNELLEYLIEKNTDYIHKKPPKTTGREVYNEGFLKTPVSTSKEDLLRTVTRFTAEMIAINLKQHLPNTQKLVVVGGGAYNKTLLWDIKTLGYEITVPDKWLIDFREATAIAFLGELFLRGLAHEKVVTGAMKTSILGKLALPL; translated from the coding sequence TTGAACAAGCTAATCAAAATCTGGGATTGGAACGAGTTCCTCAGCTCAATCAACAAGCCTGTGCATAAAGTACTCGGTTTGATGTCCGGTACTTCTGCAGATGGTCTCGATATTGCCAATGTTGTTTTTACATACAACTACGAGGCTATAAACTTTCGTGTAGAAAGTGCTTTAACGATTCCATATGAAGAAGAACTTCAAAAAAAGATAGTGGATTCATACAATAAATCTCTTTCCAATGTTGAAAATATAACACTTCTAAACTTTGAACTCGCACAGATACACGCTCAAATGATTAACCAGCTGGGTTGGGATTATGATTTTGTAGCATACCACGGACAAACTATTTACCACCTACCAGAGCATGGGGCAACACTTCAAATAGGAGAAGCCGATGTTTTGGCTACACAGCTTGGAAAACCTGTGATCTACGATTTTAGAAAAAAGGACGTAGCTTTAGGCGGGCAAGGAGCACCTATTAGTGCATATTTAGATTCAGTTTTCTTGCTAACGGACCAACAAACAGCTGTATTGAATATAGGTGGAATCTCCAATGTTACAGCATATGACAATAACAACAATCTTGTGGCATTTGATACCGGACCAGGTAATTGCTTGATTGATTTAGTTTGCCAAAAACATTTCAACATCCGATATGACAATAATGGCAAACTCTCAGCACAAGGAAGGATAAATAATGAACTGTTGGAATACTTGATTGAAAAAAATACTGACTACATACACAAAAAGCCACCTAAAACAACTGGAAGAGAAGTTTACAACGAAGGATTTCTAAAAACACCCGTTTCAACATCTAAAGAAGATCTATTAAGAACGGTAACGCGCTTTACAGCAGAGATGATAGCAATTAATTTAAAACAACACCTGCCAAATACACAGAAACTTGTAGTTGTTGGCGGAGGAGCATACAACAAAACACTGCTCTGGGATATAAAAACCCTTGGCTATGAAATTACTGTTCCTGACAAGTGGTTGATAGACTTTAGAGAAGCAACAGCAATTGCGTTCTTGGGAGAGCTATTCCTAAGGGGTTTGGCTCATGAAAAAGTAGTTACTGGAGCAATGAAAACATCAATTCTCGGCAAATTAGCTTTGCCACTTTAA
- the nagA gene encoding N-acetylglucosamine-6-phosphate deacetylase gives MVIENVLIVDPVDGEYVGSVEFDDIILKIEKENKTSYEHILLPAFVDPHIHGIKGIDTMTASLEDYGKFKEYEALEGVWYFQPTTVTCPIEKLSEIQICDDLKLHIEGPFISPDKKGAHNQSYIRKPPHDITELEKYIDLSKISMITVAPEYDTFESFARSCEDRGIRISIGHTNATFSQAKEAFLKGFKRITHFPNALSPLHHREPGVTGAGLYFDFTLEIIADGIHSSPDFVALVYKIKGADKIMLVTDSISAAGLKDGKYVLGDLPVEVKDGIARLMDGTLAGSTLRFSQALKNFAKFTKCSLTELAKVSSYNTCIDLNLKGGRIAEGYPARLVLVDRELNIKKTWNF, from the coding sequence ATGGTTATTGAGAACGTCCTCATCGTCGATCCTGTCGATGGTGAATACGTAGGTTCAGTTGAGTTTGACGATATCATACTGAAAATTGAAAAAGAGAACAAGACATCATACGAACACATTCTTCTACCTGCATTCGTAGACCCGCACATACATGGTATCAAAGGCATCGATACCATGACCGCTTCTTTGGAAGACTATGGAAAATTCAAAGAATATGAAGCGCTCGAAGGCGTTTGGTATTTCCAGCCGACCACAGTGACATGCCCCATTGAAAAACTCTCAGAAATTCAGATATGCGACGACCTAAAATTACACATAGAAGGACCTTTCATATCACCAGACAAGAAAGGAGCTCACAACCAAAGCTATATCAGAAAGCCACCACATGACATCACAGAACTCGAAAAATACATCGACTTATCTAAAATCAGTATGATAACCGTCGCCCCAGAATACGATACATTCGAATCGTTCGCAAGAAGTTGCGAAGATAGGGGAATAAGGATCTCCATAGGTCACACAAACGCAACGTTCAGCCAAGCAAAGGAGGCTTTTCTAAAAGGTTTCAAGAGAATAACACACTTTCCGAACGCGTTGAGTCCACTACACCACAGGGAGCCGGGTGTTACCGGTGCAGGTCTATACTTTGACTTCACGCTTGAAATAATAGCAGACGGGATACATTCATCGCCAGACTTTGTTGCATTAGTTTACAAAATAAAAGGCGCTGACAAGATAATGCTTGTAACAGACAGCATCTCAGCTGCAGGATTGAAAGATGGAAAATATGTCCTTGGTGATTTGCCTGTTGAAGTAAAAGATGGAATTGCAAGACTAATGGATGGCACACTTGCAGGTAGCACCTTGAGATTTTCTCAGGCACTCAAGAACTTCGCAAAATTTACCAAATGTTCCCTGACAGAGCTTGCAAAGGTAAGCTCATACAACACGTGCATAGACTTAAACTTGAAAGGTGGAAGAATCGCAGAAGGATATCCGGCAAGGCTTGTGTTAGTTGATAGAGAACTGAACATAAAGAAGACTTGGAATTTTTAG
- a CDS encoding AAA domain-containing protein has translation MEQAKNETIINYIAYLRDISRKIGTKTDFAKIFTNALKRRGMGSYVIPISNSQEFKVVSEDTVDIRRNSRLYEALLKIYPTLEKYSDKKLFLGVGGVFGQRKYAGPFLVAECEIEAYKGSGFSLYIDVSSSVLNYDLISKLLDKKRVVADDEEEYVDPELEKEIEAISDIEDKLSVISGISELLEFGQKAFKLLQDSLNDFKDIFDVSKTCLINLPENDTLHSKDFEDHEWIDRLDFLYKSSKILFLNEGYLFMAQVPNEISTYQSLSRLIDEVRKNESFENRVLEKLLNGSFFSDIQRTEYEPEEFENISTVIEKLMPIPLSPAQVRALQNAFSHDMSYIQGPPGTGKSHTISAMVLAAILTGRKVFVVSQKPPAVKVVKEKVEGVLKDNDSNLKILPLIYFDKQTKADLKDSLKSLLNEYSNPYYLESRIKTIRTKKQEIENQLQSKITDLNRIQNEYEESLRKQKHFINLSNELQKMKDKFRYAYNYDLSKEVLANVSDDNLKKISKLSVLARKLDNISENRVTILYKINLGKVVMKISPVKLSGRVILNILKRRIFHQFLQDIINVGSLNLSIRRTTIKDPAFLQEEISRIKKELWDLKRHYIVLENQVRILEGIRTSREQIEYFSKLLSYKKPTLIKEYQSYIDWEKILEVFPVWISEIRNLTEILPVKANMFDLVVVDEASQVNLAEIIPAFYRGKKICIVGDHKQLNLNATGLDFLISKNLDRLTWEKYRPNNLTYQEARAKQLTVTTSSILDFIMQDERALALPRTMLDEHFRSLPALAKFNNEKFYEGKLKIMTETPEKISLTCFFPIKVNGRRQSDKTVIEEAEKVIEIITELIKYRKCKDFELHHLVPKDFTIGVVSFIRNQVELIKDLIYETFDPDTTGKHDIITGTPEELQGHERDIMILSLALDESSSRSSTFYENKNRFNVATSRAKYVTFVVYSSVPDNFALTRAYFSNFGFEPNVFGSTEQQKFTSPIVWKLDLMAMESEFEKIVFKYLNEYIQGRKEVSELKIFNQVKSCGKRLDFVVYNPRNGHYVAVEVDGVHHFVEDGRNYSESHIERMEMLRRAGWKIINTPYYKWYNHGWLDENSEILKREIERIYKELDKSLGIRID, from the coding sequence ATGGAACAAGCAAAGAATGAGACTATAATAAATTACATAGCCTATTTACGTGACATAAGCAGGAAGATCGGAACCAAAACAGATTTTGCTAAGATTTTTACGAACGCCCTTAAGAGAAGGGGAATGGGCAGCTACGTGATTCCGATATCTAACAGTCAGGAGTTTAAAGTGGTATCAGAAGATACTGTTGATATCAGGCGGAATAGTAGACTTTATGAAGCACTCCTCAAAATCTATCCGACGTTGGAAAAATATTCAGATAAGAAGTTGTTTCTCGGTGTAGGAGGTGTATTTGGTCAAAGGAAATATGCTGGTCCATTTTTAGTTGCTGAGTGCGAAATTGAAGCTTATAAAGGAAGTGGTTTTTCTTTATACATAGACGTTTCATCGTCAGTACTCAACTATGACCTAATTTCAAAGTTACTTGACAAAAAACGAGTTGTTGCGGATGATGAGGAAGAGTATGTTGACCCCGAGTTAGAGAAAGAAATTGAAGCTATAAGTGACATAGAGGATAAATTATCAGTCATAAGCGGAATTTCCGAGCTCTTAGAATTTGGTCAAAAAGCTTTCAAACTATTACAAGACAGTCTGAATGATTTCAAAGACATATTTGATGTTTCCAAAACGTGTTTAATCAATTTACCTGAAAATGATACCTTACATTCAAAAGATTTTGAAGATCATGAATGGATTGATAGATTGGATTTTCTTTACAAATCAAGCAAAATTCTCTTCTTAAACGAAGGATATTTATTCATGGCTCAGGTTCCCAATGAAATATCTACCTATCAATCTTTAAGCCGATTGATCGATGAAGTTAGAAAAAATGAGAGCTTTGAGAATAGAGTGCTTGAGAAATTGCTGAACGGTTCCTTTTTCAGCGATATTCAACGTACCGAGTATGAACCAGAGGAATTTGAAAATATATCAACAGTTATAGAAAAACTTATGCCAATTCCCTTGTCACCGGCACAAGTGAGAGCCTTGCAAAATGCTTTCAGCCACGATATGAGCTACATTCAAGGTCCTCCAGGTACCGGAAAGTCTCACACGATTTCTGCAATGGTTTTAGCGGCAATATTAACAGGAAGAAAAGTTTTTGTTGTATCACAAAAACCACCGGCAGTAAAAGTTGTAAAAGAAAAAGTAGAAGGTGTTTTGAAGGATAATGACTCTAACTTAAAGATTTTACCGCTCATATACTTTGACAAACAAACAAAAGCTGATCTTAAAGATTCATTGAAATCTCTACTGAATGAATATTCTAATCCGTATTACTTGGAATCGAGAATTAAGACTATAAGAACCAAGAAGCAAGAAATAGAAAATCAACTTCAGTCAAAGATTACTGATCTTAATAGGATTCAGAATGAGTATGAAGAAAGTTTAAGAAAACAGAAGCACTTTATCAATTTAAGCAATGAGCTTCAAAAGATGAAAGACAAGTTCAGATATGCTTATAACTATGATTTGTCAAAGGAGGTGTTAGCAAACGTATCTGATGACAACTTGAAGAAAATATCAAAGCTATCTGTGCTAGCGAGAAAGCTTGACAACATTTCAGAAAATAGGGTCACAATACTTTACAAAATAAACCTTGGAAAGGTTGTCATGAAAATATCACCTGTTAAACTTAGTGGAAGAGTAATATTAAACATTCTCAAAAGAAGGATTTTCCACCAATTTCTTCAAGACATTATCAACGTTGGTTCTCTGAATCTAAGTATTCGTCGCACAACAATTAAGGACCCGGCCTTTTTACAAGAGGAAATATCAAGGATAAAGAAAGAGCTTTGGGACTTGAAAAGGCACTATATAGTGCTGGAGAATCAAGTTAGAATCTTGGAAGGTATTCGTACATCTCGTGAGCAGATAGAGTATTTTTCAAAGCTTTTATCGTACAAGAAACCAACACTAATTAAAGAATACCAGTCATATATCGACTGGGAAAAGATATTGGAAGTATTTCCTGTGTGGATTTCTGAAATCAGGAATCTCACAGAGATTTTACCGGTGAAAGCAAATATGTTCGATTTAGTTGTAGTCGATGAAGCTTCACAAGTTAACTTAGCTGAAATTATTCCCGCTTTTTATAGGGGAAAGAAAATATGTATAGTTGGTGATCATAAGCAACTCAACCTAAATGCCACAGGGTTAGATTTTCTTATTAGCAAGAATCTTGACAGACTGACGTGGGAAAAGTATCGTCCAAACAACCTGACATATCAGGAAGCTCGTGCAAAACAGCTTACTGTAACAACTTCTTCAATATTAGATTTCATAATGCAGGACGAGAGAGCTTTAGCACTTCCTCGTACGATGTTGGATGAGCATTTTAGATCCCTACCCGCCTTGGCTAAATTTAACAACGAGAAGTTCTATGAGGGAAAGCTTAAAATAATGACTGAAACACCTGAAAAGATTTCATTAACGTGTTTCTTCCCAATAAAGGTTAACGGAAGGAGACAAAGCGATAAAACTGTTATTGAAGAGGCTGAGAAAGTAATAGAGATTATTACTGAACTTATCAAGTATAGAAAATGCAAAGACTTTGAACTCCATCATTTGGTACCAAAGGATTTTACCATAGGTGTGGTATCGTTTATTAGAAATCAAGTAGAACTAATCAAAGACCTAATTTATGAAACATTCGACCCTGATACTACAGGAAAACATGATATTATTACAGGAACTCCTGAAGAGTTGCAAGGTCATGAAAGAGATATAATGATACTTTCATTGGCTTTGGATGAGAGTTCATCGAGGAGTTCAACATTCTATGAGAATAAAAATCGATTTAACGTTGCAACTAGCAGAGCTAAGTACGTTACCTTTGTTGTTTATTCAAGTGTACCTGATAATTTTGCTTTAACGAGAGCATATTTCAGCAATTTTGGATTTGAACCCAATGTCTTTGGTAGTACCGAGCAACAGAAATTTACATCACCAATAGTTTGGAAGCTGGACTTAATGGCAATGGAATCGGAATTTGAAAAAATCGTATTCAAATACCTAAATGAGTACATACAAGGGAGAAAAGAAGTATCTGAACTTAAAATATTCAATCAGGTAAAGTCTTGTGGTAAGAGGCTGGATTTTGTAGTTTATAATCCTCGAAATGGTCATTATGTTGCGGTAGAAGTTGATGGAGTACATCATTTTGTTGAAGATGGTCGAAACTATTCAGAAAGCCATATCGAAAGGATGGAAATGCTCAGAAGGGCTGGTTGGAAAATAATTAACACGCCGTACTATAAGTGGTACAATCATGGATGGCTTGATGAAAATTCTGAAATCTTAAAAAGAGAAATAGAAAGGATCTATAAGGAACTTGATAAATCGCTTGGCATAAGAATAGATTAA
- a CDS encoding serine hydrolase domain-containing protein: MASANLWSNVDRIIQSGIESKIYPGAVLLVGTENETLYEKTYGTVDEIKSTDVNTIYDLASLTKVIATTTGIMKLFEEGYLNLYDKVGHFLDVEGEKANITIFELLTHTSGMQPYSDLWRILKGEDLKREVLRIQPTCKGKMQYSCLNFITLMAIVEKITNESFDSYVSKLLNLPDTCFKPKDIECCAPTSEREGKRLRGEPDDELAYYLGGVSGNAGLFSTVRDIHTFVKRLLSGEYVTKNVVRLFTQTLVQDPADPSFKRHIGWMAPVKGGSTGDFGNETMFGHTGFTGTSLWITKEGLHVIFLTNKVFYNRWDDRIQRIRTLLHNVIFSRLLR, encoded by the coding sequence GTGGCATCTGCTAATCTTTGGAGCAACGTCGATAGAATCATACAATCAGGCATTGAAAGTAAAATCTATCCAGGTGCGGTTCTGCTCGTTGGAACTGAGAACGAGACTCTCTATGAAAAGACGTACGGCACCGTTGATGAAATTAAATCAACCGATGTGAACACAATCTATGACTTGGCGAGTCTAACAAAAGTCATCGCCACGACTACTGGAATAATGAAATTATTTGAAGAAGGGTATTTAAACCTCTATGACAAGGTAGGGCATTTCTTAGACGTTGAAGGTGAAAAAGCAAATATCACGATATTCGAACTCTTAACACACACTTCCGGAATGCAACCTTACAGCGACTTATGGCGTATACTGAAGGGTGAAGATCTAAAGAGAGAAGTGCTCAGGATACAGCCTACGTGCAAAGGTAAGATGCAGTATTCATGCTTGAACTTCATAACCCTAATGGCGATTGTAGAGAAAATCACCAACGAAAGTTTTGATTCCTATGTAAGTAAATTACTTAATTTGCCAGATACGTGTTTCAAACCTAAGGATATAGAATGCTGTGCACCGACGAGTGAAAGAGAGGGCAAGAGGCTTAGAGGCGAACCTGATGATGAACTTGCGTACTACCTCGGTGGCGTGAGTGGAAACGCCGGACTCTTCTCCACAGTCAGAGACATACATACGTTTGTTAAAAGACTGCTCAGTGGAGAATACGTAACGAAGAACGTTGTAAGACTCTTCACTCAAACTTTGGTTCAAGACCCGGCTGACCCGAGTTTCAAAAGGCACATAGGATGGATGGCACCTGTCAAGGGTGGTAGCACAGGCGATTTTGGAAACGAGACCATGTTCGGCCACACAGGCTTCACCGGAACAAGCCTCTGGATTACCAAAGAAGGACTCCACGTAATCTTCCTAACCAACAAAGTCTTTTACAATCGATGGGACGACAGAATCCAAAGAATCCGCACTCTACTACATAACGTTATATTCTCTCGTTTACTACGCTAA
- a CDS encoding ABC transporter ATP-binding protein yields MKIIDVINLRKYFPIRGGVFLQVQGWVKALENVTMSIEENSVVGVVGESGCGKTTLAKLIVKIHEPTDGKIIFHKNGEHDITYKLGRIHSTFRRDVQMIYQNPFDSLDPRMSIYDIISEPLRAHKFFDNKNEEKDYVKGLLERVGLNTDMLERYPHEFSGGQRQRIAIARAIALKPRLILCDEPTSALDVSVQNQIINLLFKLRDEYKMSYLFISHNLDVVQYLSDRIYVMYLGSVVEEGKAEEIFTNPQHPYTISLVQAVPGWNPRQRKFSKVTLTGEPPSPINPPSGCPFHPRCPYVQDICKSEKPQLLGEDHKVACYFPQGT; encoded by the coding sequence ATGAAAATCATTGATGTAATAAATCTTAGAAAGTACTTTCCAATAAGAGGTGGAGTCTTTCTACAAGTGCAAGGTTGGGTTAAAGCATTAGAAAATGTAACCATGTCGATTGAAGAAAATAGTGTTGTAGGCGTTGTGGGGGAATCAGGCTGCGGTAAAACAACCCTTGCAAAGCTGATAGTAAAAATACACGAGCCGACAGATGGAAAGATAATATTTCACAAGAATGGTGAGCACGACATAACTTACAAGCTCGGGCGGATACACAGCACGTTCAGAAGAGACGTTCAGATGATATACCAAAATCCGTTCGATTCGCTCGACCCGAGAATGAGCATTTACGATATAATATCAGAACCTCTTAGAGCGCACAAATTCTTTGATAACAAAAACGAAGAGAAAGATTACGTAAAAGGACTCTTAGAAAGAGTCGGTCTGAACACCGATATGTTAGAGAGATACCCACATGAATTCTCAGGTGGTCAAAGGCAGAGAATAGCTATTGCTCGTGCCATAGCACTTAAACCAAGGCTGATTCTCTGTGACGAACCAACTTCAGCACTCGACGTGTCAGTTCAAAACCAGATAATTAATCTACTCTTTAAGCTCCGCGACGAATACAAGATGAGCTATCTATTCATATCGCACAACTTGGATGTTGTGCAGTACTTGAGCGACAGAATATACGTCATGTACCTTGGCAGTGTGGTTGAGGAGGGTAAGGCGGAGGAAATCTTCACGAATCCTCAGCATCCTTATACAATATCTCTCGTTCAAGCGGTACCGGGCTGGAATCCGAGGCAGAGAAAGTTCAGCAAAGTAACTTTGACAGGAGAACCACCAAGTCCAATAAACCCACCGTCAGGTTGTCCATTCCATCCGCGGTGCCCATACGTACAGGATATATGTAAGTCAGAAAAACCACAGTTATTAGGAGAAGACCACAAAGTGGCTTGCTACTTTCCGCAGGGAACATAA
- a CDS encoding DUF6485 family protein, whose protein sequence is MPTGCPSLERNLKNCTCTYTSCDKRGKCCECVAYHRSLGEIPGCFFTKEGERTWDRSIENFIRDRGRK, encoded by the coding sequence ATGCCGACAGGTTGTCCATCACTCGAAAGGAACCTCAAGAATTGTACATGCACCTACACATCGTGCGACAAAAGAGGAAAGTGCTGCGAGTGTGTGGCTTATCACAGAAGCCTCGGCGAAATACCGGGTTGCTTCTTCACAAAAGAAGGGGAAAGAACTTGGGACAGGTCGATTGAAAACTTCATAAGAGACAGGGGAAGAAAATAA
- a CDS encoding DUF58 domain-containing protein, whose translation MIIKKEPVFITLQPDKREVVTFTTAFGTRGIKKLGAYSVRIKSFTELFSIYITEEINSDVRVLPNLEEADASVERILEMLPVLKSKYKLAEDISYIKNIREYQNEPMNRIHWKQSARMDKLMVKEYEYSGTAKNYIVLDLNLPGGIYSKEAWRYIHKKYQEESIKAVAGLVKHFSERHEKTNLFISHSKGIYDITDSDYVFFFDYLSEVEGAIDNNNSTTELLEHIIEGVQPTDTVLVISMFLTKEEVEKLIRLRSRCGRVLVLLMPYGYREATTKKFKSYFDVPVEIRELYKFARTLEEENIIIQIWHENTSLVEGLLKISGSEM comes from the coding sequence GTGATTATAAAAAAAGAGCCAGTCTTCATCACGCTTCAACCAGATAAAAGAGAAGTCGTCACATTCACAACGGCATTCGGCACGAGAGGAATCAAGAAGTTGGGGGCTTATTCTGTTAGAATCAAGAGTTTCACAGAACTTTTCAGCATTTATATAACAGAGGAAATAAATTCAGACGTGAGGGTACTGCCAAATCTGGAAGAAGCCGACGCCTCGGTTGAGAGGATATTGGAAATGTTGCCCGTTTTGAAGAGCAAGTACAAACTCGCAGAGGATATTTCGTACATAAAAAACATACGGGAATACCAAAACGAACCGATGAACCGCATCCACTGGAAACAGAGCGCAAGGATGGACAAACTGATGGTGAAGGAGTACGAATACTCAGGAACTGCGAAAAATTACATCGTCTTGGATTTGAATTTACCGGGTGGGATATATTCAAAAGAAGCTTGGAGATACATCCATAAAAAATATCAAGAAGAGTCCATCAAGGCAGTTGCGGGTTTGGTTAAGCACTTCTCCGAAAGGCACGAAAAGACTAATCTCTTCATCTCGCACTCGAAAGGCATATACGACATCACAGACAGCGACTACGTCTTCTTCTTTGACTACCTTTCGGAAGTTGAGGGAGCTATCGATAACAATAATTCCACCACGGAACTGCTCGAGCATATCATAGAAGGCGTTCAGCCGACTGATACGGTGCTGGTAATAAGCATGTTCTTGACGAAAGAGGAAGTGGAGAAACTGATTAGACTGCGTTCAAGATGCGGCAGGGTTCTTGTCCTACTCATGCCGTATGGATATCGCGAAGCGACAACGAAAAAATTCAAGTCGTACTTTGACGTCCCGGTTGAAATCAGAGAACTCTACAAATTCGCAAGAACACTGGAAGAGGAGAACATAATCATCCAGATATGGCACGAGAACACGAGCTTGGTGGAAGGGCTGTTGAAGATATCAGGTTCTGAAATGTGA